A genomic window from Desulfitibacter alkalitolerans DSM 16504 includes:
- a CDS encoding sigma-54-dependent Fis family transcriptional regulator — protein sequence MGGIPLQGHTAAKQKDYIRLSHERCEKYKVEKDRVYSTKIITEDQLFEKLQDKSELIITAEPFLNQLYNFVKGSNFFAILTDEEGCILSMIGDEAILTEAFSVKMVPGAYMAEENIGTNAMGTALAEGKPVQVSGKEHYIEAYHRWTCSGAPIRHANGKIIGALDLTGYSEMVHSHTLGMVVAAVEAIEKMLQIKKYNEDLNIAKKYTETIIDSITSGILTSDLSGNIKTVNKHSLDMFGYSEEEIKKMKIWELFDGWERVKEISVKSKTSILDEDVFVNSRINKLQFNLSTYPILDDKQNLRDVILVFKEVKKVRKLANKIMGRQAIYTFDKIIGSNQNFQRVLDFAKKIADSRSNILIMGESGTGKELFAQAIHNYSDRRDENFVPINCGAIPKSLIESELFGYEEGAFTGAKRSGNPGKFEIADGGTIFLDEIGEMPLDMQTRLLRVIEEGTVSRIGSTKEIVVDVRIIAATNKDLNEEVKRGNFRKDLFYRLNVLPLRLPPLRERKDDIPILVEYFMNRISKRLNKKIIQIPEKYMETLLAHEWPGNIRELENLMELIINTESISLSMEKRQIVIDLKSRDDSVPNSYNQMENNYNEPALTLEEVEKQHIINVLGRCNGNITSTAKALGIGRNTLYRKIDYYKIDCSEMGQRSIM from the coding sequence ATGGGGGGAATACCTTTGCAAGGTCATACTGCTGCAAAACAAAAGGATTATATCCGGCTGTCCCATGAAAGATGTGAAAAATACAAGGTAGAAAAGGATAGAGTATACAGCACAAAAATAATTACTGAGGATCAGTTATTTGAAAAACTGCAGGATAAAAGTGAGCTTATTATCACAGCTGAACCATTTCTAAATCAATTATACAATTTTGTTAAAGGCTCCAATTTCTTTGCTATCTTAACAGACGAAGAGGGTTGTATCCTCAGCATGATTGGGGATGAAGCAATCCTCACTGAAGCCTTTTCAGTAAAAATGGTACCAGGAGCCTATATGGCAGAGGAAAATATTGGAACAAATGCCATGGGTACTGCCCTGGCAGAAGGAAAACCGGTACAGGTCTCAGGTAAGGAGCACTATATTGAAGCCTATCATCGCTGGACCTGCTCAGGAGCGCCAATCAGGCATGCAAATGGGAAAATAATTGGAGCCCTGGATTTAACCGGATATTCTGAAATGGTCCATTCCCATACCCTAGGCATGGTAGTGGCTGCAGTTGAAGCCATTGAAAAAATGCTGCAGATAAAAAAATACAATGAGGATTTAAACATAGCAAAAAAATACACGGAAACCATCATAGACTCTATTACCTCAGGCATCCTGACCTCTGACCTGAGTGGCAATATCAAGACGGTAAACAAGCATAGCCTTGATATGTTTGGTTATAGTGAAGAAGAAATAAAGAAAATGAAAATTTGGGAACTCTTTGATGGCTGGGAAAGGGTAAAAGAAATTAGTGTAAAGTCCAAAACTAGTATTTTAGATGAGGATGTATTTGTTAATTCTAGAATAAACAAGCTGCAGTTTAACCTGAGTACTTATCCAATCCTGGATGATAAACAAAACCTGAGGGATGTAATCCTGGTATTTAAAGAAGTGAAAAAGGTAAGGAAGCTTGCCAATAAAATAATGGGACGCCAGGCTATTTACACCTTCGATAAAATTATTGGCAGCAACCAAAACTTTCAAAGGGTACTAGACTTTGCAAAAAAAATTGCAGACAGCAGGTCAAACATTCTGATTATGGGGGAAAGTGGAACCGGCAAGGAGCTATTTGCCCAGGCAATCCACAATTACAGTGACCGTCGGGACGAAAACTTTGTGCCTATAAACTGTGGAGCCATACCAAAAAGCTTGATAGAATCAGAATTGTTTGGTTATGAAGAAGGGGCCTTTACCGGTGCTAAAAGAAGCGGTAATCCCGGGAAATTTGAAATAGCTGACGGAGGAACCATATTTCTAGATGAAATTGGCGAAATGCCCCTGGACATGCAAACCAGGCTTTTGCGGGTTATTGAGGAAGGTACTGTTTCAAGAATTGGCAGTACCAAAGAAATAGTTGTGGATGTAAGGATTATAGCAGCTACCAACAAGGATCTTAATGAAGAAGTCAAGAGGGGCAACTTTAGAAAGGACTTATTTTACAGACTTAATGTTCTGCCCTTGAGGCTTCCTCCCTTAAGGGAACGTAAGGATGACATACCAATTCTAGTTGAATATTTTATGAATAGAATTTCCAAGAGATTGAACAAAAAAATAATTCAAATTCCTGAAAAATACATGGAGACTCTGCTTGCCCATGAATGGCCAGGGAATATTAGGGAATTAGAGAACCTTATGGAGCTTATAATAAATACTGAGTCAATATCTTTAAGCATGGAAAAAAGACAGATTGTAATTGATCTTAAATCCAGGGATGATTCTGTGCCTAATAGCTATAATCAAATGGAAAATAATTATAATGAACCAGCCCTAACCCTTGAAGAAGTGGAAAAGCAGCACATAATTAATGTTCTAGGCAGGTGTAACGGCAATATTACCTCCACTGCCAAGGCTTTAGGAATAGGAAGAAATACCCTTTATAGAAAAATAGATTACTACAAAATTGACTGTTCTGAAATGGGTCAACGCTCCATAATGTAA